From the Leguminivora glycinivorella isolate SPB_JAAS2020 chromosome 15, LegGlyc_1.1, whole genome shotgun sequence genome, one window contains:
- the LOC125234132 gene encoding RNA-binding protein NOB1 — MSKKIQHLVVDTTAFIRAANLQEMAENMYTVQEVIDEITNDRQRRKLVVLPYDLKVKDVFTENIKFITDFSKKTGDYTSLSATDIKVMALAYQIEKEKVGVEHLKTEPTMQRTVKVTGLPQFNSNVDNKTNCEKELTSSEESKPVEEPKPTEEVPKASEDTSKSVDWSKINIPGANGAKQGTDWSTIKIEGSDAVHFDVQNLLGDNAKDQKLAEDIAEQIKSMDLRDGEDVDNLISKVSSDEESDSEEYSESDDSDGGEWITPGNLAEKKKEMDMGEFEEKAVEVATISSDFAMQNVLKQIGLNVTAIDGRIIRQLRTFIFRCTTCFKTTSVMTKLFCPKCGHATLKKVGVSIDEEGNQHIHINGRKPLTARGKRFSLPTPRGGQHFQYPILTEDQHIHKRFATKMARNKTNALDPDYTAGFSPFVMKDVNSKSAVLGVRANKQDVKYWMKNYSKGKKK, encoded by the coding sequence ATGTCGAAAAAAATCCAACACTTAGTTGTGGATACCACAGCTTTTATCCGAGCTGCAAATCTTCAGGAGATGGCTGAAAATATGTACACGGTTCAAGAGGTAATTGACGAAATAACTAACGACCGACAAAGAAGGAAGCTCGTCGTGCTGCCCTATGACTTAAAAGTAAAGGATGTCTTCACAGAAAATATAAAGTTTATCACAGACTTCTCTAAGAAAACTGGTGATTATACCAGCCTCTCAGCCACAGACATTAAGGTTATGGCACTGGCTTACCAGATTGAGAAGGAGAAGGTCGGCGTCGAGCACCTCAAAACTGAGCCCACTATGCAGAGAACGGTTAAAGTTACTGGTCTACCTCAATTTAATTCCAATGTTGACAATAAAACCAATTGTGAAAAAGAGTTAACTTCCTCAGAAGAATCTAAGCCTGTGGAAGAACCAAAACCTACAGAAGAAGTACCAAAAGCTAGTGAAGACACTTCTAAGTCTGTGGACTGGTCTAAAATTAACATACCTGGTGCAAATGGCGCCAAACAAGGCACTGACTGGTCTACTATAAAGATAGAGGGTTCAGATGCAGTACATTTTGATGTACAAAACCTTCTAGGTGATAATGCTAAAGATCAGAAACTGGCCGAAGATATCGCTGAGCAAATTAAAAGCATGGATTTAAGGGACGGTGAAGATGTAGACAATCTCATTAGTAAAGTATCGTCAGATGAGGAATCAGACAGTGAAGAATATTCAGAGTCTGATGACAGTGACGGTGGAGAATGGATAACACCAGGCAACTTGGCAGAAAAGAAGAAAGAAATGGACATGGGAGAATTTGAAGAAAAGGCAGTGGAAGTCGCTACAATTAGTTCAGATTTTGCCATGCAAAATGTGCTCAAACAAATTGGTCTGAATGTGACAGCCATTGATGGCCGCATAATAAGGCAACTTCGTACATTCATATTTCGTTGCACAACCTGTTTCAAAACTACCAGTGTGATGACAAAGCTTTTCTGTCCTAAATGTGGACATGCCACTTTGAAAAAGGTCGGAGTGAGCATAGACGAGGAAGGGAATCAACACATTCACATTAATGGAAGAAAACCATTGACTGCCAGAGGAAAACGATTCAGCTTACCCACTCCAAGAGGTGGTCAACATTTCCAGTACCCAATTTTAACAGAAGACCAACATATTCATAAACGGTTTGCAACTAAAATGGCGCGCAACAAAACTAATGCACTGGACCCTGACTACACCGCTGGATTCTCGCCATTTGTGATGAAGGATGTCAACTCTAAATCTGCTGTTCTTGGCGTCCGAGCAAATAAACAAGATGTCAAATACTGGATGAAGAATTACTCTAAGGgaaagaaaaaataa